One window from the genome of Pelodictyon luteolum DSM 273 encodes:
- a CDS encoding NYN domain-containing protein — translation MSHRQKETVVDGYNLIHHLFRPAAGASFEPLRRRLESLLTGYRRTRKTPVTVVYDGDGRYRDHDETGEVHIVYTARRKSADRWIIEYAKSLNTSAKILTIVSSDNEVRRYSAAFGAECMSSADFASMLQPGGTGDKPSGESGLNRRKFSANPLPEREVDGWMRLFGGNDA, via the coding sequence ATGTCACACCGACAGAAAGAGACCGTCGTGGACGGCTACAATCTCATCCACCACCTGTTCCGCCCCGCAGCGGGCGCGTCCTTCGAGCCGCTTCGAAGGCGCCTTGAGTCGCTGCTCACCGGGTATCGCAGGACTCGGAAAACACCCGTCACCGTGGTCTACGACGGGGATGGACGCTACCGGGACCACGATGAGACGGGGGAGGTACACATCGTATACACCGCACGCAGGAAAAGTGCAGACCGGTGGATCATTGAATACGCAAAATCGTTGAACACGTCGGCAAAAATCCTTACTATTGTAAGTTCGGACAACGAGGTCCGAAGGTACTCCGCGGCATTCGGAGCCGAGTGCATGAGCTCCGCCGACTTCGCATCGATGCTCCAGCCGGGAGGCACAGGAGATAAGCCCTCGGGGGAATCCGGCTTGAACCGGAGGAAGTTTTCAGCAAACCCCCTCCCTGAAAGGGAGGTGGATGGGTGGATGCGGCTGTTCGGAGGGAACGATGCCTGA
- a CDS encoding phosphoglycerate kinase: MQKKTLSDITIQGKRVLMRVDFNVPLDGNGEITDDKRIVEALPSIRKVLDNGGRLILMSHLGRPKGKVNPDFSLTPVALRLSELIDTPVIMAGDCIGTEVMQQALALQDGEVLLLENLRFHPEEEANDPEFSRELASLGEIYVNDAFGTAHRAHASTEGITHFVQTAVAGYLIEKELMYLGKALQSPERPFVAILGGSKISGKIDVIDNLFSKVDTVLVGGAMVFTFFKAQGLETGRSLVEDNKTELALELLAKAKSMGVRLILPEDVMAAPEISPDAPFHAVSVDQLAENEMGVDIGPKTAETYRKEILGAKTVLWNGPMGVFEIDNFAGGTIAVAEALAAATAKGATTIIGGGDSAAAVAKAGLADKMTHISTGGGASLEFLEGKELPGIAALNG; encoded by the coding sequence ATGCAGAAAAAGACCTTGTCGGACATAACCATCCAAGGCAAACGGGTACTGATGCGCGTAGATTTCAACGTTCCCCTTGACGGCAACGGAGAAATCACCGACGACAAAAGGATCGTCGAAGCCCTTCCCTCAATCAGGAAGGTGCTGGACAACGGAGGACGCCTCATCCTGATGTCACACCTTGGCAGGCCGAAAGGAAAGGTCAACCCGGACTTCTCTCTGACCCCCGTAGCATTGCGTCTTTCCGAGCTCATCGACACTCCCGTCATCATGGCAGGCGACTGCATAGGCACCGAAGTGATGCAGCAGGCTCTGGCGCTGCAGGACGGCGAAGTCCTCCTGCTTGAGAACCTCCGCTTCCATCCTGAGGAAGAGGCCAATGATCCGGAGTTCTCCAGAGAACTCGCCTCGCTTGGTGAAATCTATGTGAACGATGCATTCGGCACGGCCCACCGTGCGCATGCCTCGACCGAAGGCATCACCCACTTCGTGCAGACCGCTGTTGCCGGCTACCTGATTGAAAAAGAGCTGATGTACCTCGGCAAAGCGCTGCAGAGCCCTGAACGCCCGTTCGTTGCCATCCTCGGCGGATCAAAGATCTCCGGGAAAATCGACGTCATCGACAACCTCTTCAGCAAGGTAGACACTGTGCTCGTCGGCGGCGCCATGGTATTCACCTTCTTCAAGGCTCAAGGCTTGGAAACCGGCCGCTCCCTTGTGGAGGACAACAAGACGGAACTTGCGCTCGAACTGCTAGCAAAGGCGAAAAGCATGGGCGTCAGGCTCATCCTGCCTGAAGACGTGATGGCCGCACCCGAAATCTCACCCGATGCTCCATTTCATGCAGTGTCGGTCGACCAGCTTGCCGAAAACGAGATGGGAGTCGATATCGGCCCTAAAACAGCCGAGACTTACCGCAAGGAGATCCTCGGAGCCAAAACCGTACTCTGGAACGGACCGATGGGAGTCTTTGAAATCGACAACTTCGCCGGCGGCACCATCGCCGTAGCCGAAGCGCTCGCCGCTGCCACCGCTAAGGGGGCAACCACCATCATCGGCGGGGGCGATTCTGCTGCCGCCGTCGCCAAGGCCGGACTTGCCGACAAAATGACCCACATCTCAACCGGAGGCGGCGCGAGTCTCGAGTTCCTTGAGGGCAAGGAGCTCCCCGGCATCGCAGCCCTGAACGGCTGA
- the mltG gene encoding endolytic transglycosylase MltG: MTPKTLPAKGSGKTAILAATLIGLAALAFSIVPGLNTSGETTRIAVHRGASFSAIVDSLHRAGSIRLRWPVTLTGRIIPRLHNIKPGRYTIPPGLSSYRLLGYLHGSSQDEVRVTIPEGLDLKKTARIISRHLDIDSAAFIAAASDRRLLDKHGIKASNAEGYLFPGTYNFAWASSPEEAAGFLVKQCMAFCTDSLTAVAAQQGLSQTALLTLASIVEAETPLDSEKPLVASVYLNRLKKGMRLQADPTVQFAIGGEGRRLYYKDLEIDSPYNTYRRRGLPPGPVCSPGAASILAALNPARTNYLYFVATGRGGHYFSATLSAHALNVRKYRNARSRALK, encoded by the coding sequence ATGACACCAAAAACGCTCCCGGCCAAAGGCTCCGGAAAGACTGCCATTCTTGCCGCCACACTGATTGGCCTTGCGGCGCTGGCCTTTTCGATCGTCCCCGGCCTGAACACCTCCGGCGAGACTACCCGCATAGCAGTCCACCGCGGCGCATCCTTCTCCGCCATCGTCGACAGCCTCCACCGGGCGGGCAGCATCCGGCTCCGCTGGCCGGTGACCCTTACAGGTCGCATCATCCCCCGCCTGCACAACATCAAGCCCGGACGCTACACCATTCCGCCGGGGCTGTCGAGCTACCGCCTGCTCGGCTACCTGCACGGCAGCAGTCAGGACGAGGTGCGGGTCACCATTCCCGAAGGGCTTGACCTGAAGAAAACAGCGCGCATCATCTCCCGCCACCTCGATATCGATTCGGCTGCGTTCATAGCAGCCGCTTCCGACCGCAGGCTCCTCGATAAACACGGCATCAAGGCGAGCAACGCGGAAGGCTACCTGTTCCCCGGCACCTACAACTTCGCATGGGCCAGCAGCCCTGAAGAGGCTGCAGGTTTCCTTGTCAAACAATGCATGGCGTTCTGCACCGACAGCCTCACGGCGGTTGCCGCCCAACAGGGACTCAGCCAAACCGCTCTATTGACGCTCGCTTCCATCGTCGAGGCCGAAACCCCCCTTGACAGCGAAAAACCCCTGGTGGCAAGCGTCTACCTGAACCGCCTGAAAAAAGGGATGCGCCTGCAGGCCGACCCCACCGTACAGTTCGCCATCGGCGGAGAGGGCCGCCGCCTTTACTACAAGGATCTGGAAATCGACTCCCCCTACAACACCTACCGGCGGAGGGGGCTCCCGCCTGGGCCGGTATGCAGCCCCGGCGCCGCATCCATTCTGGCCGCCCTTAACCCCGCAAGGACCAACTACCTCTACTTCGTTGCAACCGGCAGAGGCGGCCATTATTTTTCCGCCACCCTCAGCGCCCATGCGCTGAATGTCAGGAAATACCGCAACGCCCGCAGCAGGGCCTTAAAGTAA
- the mraZ gene encoding division/cell wall cluster transcriptional repressor MraZ encodes MAGFIGKEKHAVDEKGRLMIPARFRRKFPETSGSLASKKEPASLYVMKSPDSSLELYLPDVWEEMARTISALSDFHPDERLLKTLMYESLEMVELDRQGRIPLSREFLDHAGITRDVVIIGADTKMIVWEPGRLSEVLEGSSGRFAALAGRYF; translated from the coding sequence ATGGCAGGATTTATCGGAAAAGAGAAGCATGCGGTCGACGAAAAGGGACGGCTGATGATTCCTGCGAGGTTCCGCAGGAAGTTCCCCGAGACGTCCGGAAGCCTTGCCTCCAAAAAGGAGCCGGCTTCGCTCTATGTGATGAAGTCACCCGACAGTTCCCTGGAGCTCTATCTCCCCGACGTGTGGGAGGAGATGGCCAGGACCATTTCCGCGCTCTCGGATTTTCATCCGGATGAGCGCCTCCTTAAGACCCTTATGTATGAAAGCCTTGAGATGGTCGAACTCGACCGCCAGGGCCGCATTCCCCTTTCCAGGGAGTTCCTTGACCATGCGGGGATTACCCGGGATGTCGTCATCATAGGGGCCGATACCAAAATGATTGTATGGGAGCCCGGAAGGCTCTCCGAGGTGCTTGAGGGCAGCAGCGGGCGCTTTGCAGCGCTTGCGGGGCGGTATTTCTGA
- a CDS encoding chorismate mutase, with protein sequence MTTDTPSGHEAEWQELDQWRKKIDLIDCELTALLGERLDCAEKISALKSVMGAEVLQPEREKEVLHNVLERAGTEEKSRTLANIYRCILEESRLFQHAWKNRAGNTHKD encoded by the coding sequence ATGACGACCGACACCCCCTCCGGCCATGAAGCAGAGTGGCAGGAACTTGACCAATGGCGGAAAAAAATAGACTTGATTGACTGTGAACTCACAGCCCTCCTGGGTGAGAGACTGGACTGCGCTGAAAAAATCAGTGCACTGAAGTCCGTGATGGGCGCAGAGGTACTGCAGCCCGAGCGCGAAAAAGAGGTGCTCCACAACGTGCTCGAACGGGCCGGTACGGAGGAGAAATCACGCACCCTTGCAAACATCTACCGCTGCATCCTCGAAGAGTCCCGCCTCTTCCAGCATGCCTGGAAAAACAGGGCAGGAAACACACACAAAGACTGA
- a CDS encoding rhomboid family intramembrane serine protease yields MSYSNQPYRPGGFQVIPPAIKAIILINVGVFLLESFPAFGNVLLSELALWPISSGNFRIWQPLTYLFLHGGTAHIFFNMFALWIFGAEIENHWGTKQFNVYYFTCGIGAALINLFATMGSTYPTIGASGAVYGILLAFGMMFPDRYIFLYFLFPIKAKFFVAGYAFIEFFSGLGSRTMGSGSNVAHFAHLGGMLIGWIYITLKRRDFNLSGMLEKIRPRKKEGGARIHSISRNDDVVTEAEIDRILEKISQSGYSSLSADERHKLLKAGRK; encoded by the coding sequence ATGAGCTATTCCAACCAACCATATCGTCCCGGAGGGTTCCAGGTGATCCCTCCGGCGATCAAGGCGATCATTCTCATCAACGTGGGGGTATTCCTCCTGGAATCCTTTCCGGCATTCGGCAATGTGCTTCTCTCCGAGCTCGCACTCTGGCCGATCAGCTCGGGAAACTTCAGGATATGGCAGCCACTGACCTACCTGTTCCTCCACGGCGGAACGGCCCACATCTTCTTCAACATGTTCGCCCTCTGGATCTTCGGAGCTGAAATTGAAAACCACTGGGGCACGAAGCAGTTCAACGTCTACTACTTCACCTGTGGCATCGGAGCCGCCCTCATCAATCTCTTTGCAACCATGGGCTCGACCTATCCGACCATCGGAGCATCGGGAGCGGTCTACGGGATCCTGCTCGCTTTCGGGATGATGTTTCCCGACCGCTACATCTTCCTCTATTTCCTCTTTCCCATCAAGGCGAAGTTCTTTGTCGCAGGGTACGCTTTCATCGAATTCTTCTCCGGGCTCGGAAGCCGCACCATGGGCAGCGGAAGCAACGTCGCACATTTCGCACACCTCGGAGGCATGCTGATCGGATGGATCTACATCACCCTGAAACGGCGTGACTTCAACCTTTCAGGGATGCTTGAAAAAATCCGGCCCCGAAAGAAAGAAGGGGGCGCTAGAATCCACAGCATCAGCAGGAATGATGACGTGGTGACGGAGGCGGAAATCGATCGGATCCTTGAGAAGATTTCGCAGAGCGGCTACAGCTCGCTCAGTGCAGATGAACGCCATAAACTGCTCAAAGCGGGCAGGAAGTAG
- a CDS encoding YkvA family protein has protein sequence METPLFEKSTSRAERVMQNPGRVQKLIASVIRKSASLKSTAMVPGLLEKIQPLVRMVKSYASKEYREVPWQTIVLSAAALIYFVAPFDAIADFIPILGFADDLAIVSAVLASISQDVDSFTAWEKKKREVAEHAEFTEIDNGQQ, from the coding sequence ATGGAGACACCTTTGTTTGAAAAGAGCACGAGCCGAGCCGAGCGGGTAATGCAGAATCCGGGCAGGGTGCAGAAGCTCATCGCCTCGGTCATCAGAAAATCCGCGTCGCTGAAAAGCACGGCGATGGTACCAGGACTTCTGGAAAAGATCCAGCCGCTTGTCCGCATGGTGAAAAGCTATGCATCGAAAGAGTACCGCGAGGTTCCATGGCAGACCATCGTCCTTTCGGCAGCCGCACTCATTTACTTCGTCGCCCCCTTCGATGCCATTGCAGACTTCATCCCCATCCTCGGCTTTGCCGATGACCTTGCCATCGTATCGGCCGTTCTGGCCTCCATCAGCCAGGATGTCGACTCTTTCACCGCATGGGAGAAGAAGAAGCGCGAGGTGGCTGAGCACGCCGAATTCACAGAAATCGACAACGGGCAGCAGTAA